From the Flavobacterium galactosidilyticum genome, one window contains:
- a CDS encoding nucleotide pyrophosphohydrolase encodes MNLKNSQLEVDNWIKEHGVRYFNELTNMAQLTEEVGEVARIIARRYGEQSEKESDKNKDLGEELADVVFVVLCLANQTGIDLQAAFDKKMNLKSIRDKDRHKNNDKLK; translated from the coding sequence ATGAATCTGAAAAATTCCCAACTAGAAGTAGATAACTGGATTAAAGAACACGGTGTTCGTTATTTCAACGAATTGACCAATATGGCGCAACTGACTGAGGAAGTAGGTGAAGTAGCCCGTATCATCGCGCGACGTTACGGGGAACAATCCGAGAAAGAAAGCGATAAAAATAAAGACCTGGGTGAGGAATTAGCCGATGTGGTGTTTGTGGTTTTGTGTTTAGCAAATCAAACTGGAATTGATTTACAAGCTGCTTTTGATAAAAAGATGAATTTAAAGTCAATTAGAGATAAAGATCGTCACAAAAACAATGATAAATTGAAATAA
- a CDS encoding ATP-binding protein — protein MGFNTYIEELKAVMVSKKSLETINKKLVEEKERSEQLAMARDQFLSSMSHEIRTPLNGILGFTDLLLGNSSLDAESKKQLDYIKISGDILLVIINDILDLAKIESGQITLYEKPFDLSKVTQLIYDTFSSKIQGKEIDFKISIDKKVPAILNGDSIRVSQILFNLISNSIKFTPEKGKIRLKIKVKKEKEGIYYIAVSVKDSGIGIPPDKIKAIFEPFIQVSNDTTRKYDGTGLGLTIIKKIISIMNGDIQVKSKLNVGTKFTVNLPFVKGTPNGVNVKAIENNCKSVLPTDTGQRIKVLLAEDNRINQILVEKVLSKFNFECVTVGNGSLAVEAVINGDFDVILMDIMMPIMNGYEATSIIRNLEDQTKRNIPIIALSAVVTGSVVEACSSTGLNKYLSKPFESEELYNVII, from the coding sequence CAAGAGACCAATTCTTGTCTAGCATGAGCCATGAAATTCGCACGCCACTTAACGGCATTTTGGGATTTACGGATTTGTTGCTAGGGAATTCTTCTTTAGATGCAGAGAGTAAAAAACAATTGGATTATATAAAGATATCTGGAGATATTTTACTGGTGATTATCAACGATATTTTGGATTTGGCAAAAATTGAGTCGGGACAAATTACTCTCTATGAAAAACCCTTCGATTTATCAAAAGTCACCCAGCTTATTTACGACACTTTTTCGAGCAAGATACAAGGAAAAGAAATTGATTTTAAAATTTCAATCGATAAAAAAGTCCCGGCAATACTTAATGGTGATTCCATTCGAGTCTCCCAAATATTGTTTAATCTAATAAGTAATTCCATAAAATTCACTCCTGAAAAAGGAAAAATCCGATTAAAAATTAAGGTTAAGAAAGAAAAGGAAGGGATTTATTATATTGCAGTATCAGTAAAAGATTCCGGAATTGGAATTCCTCCGGATAAGATCAAAGCTATTTTTGAGCCATTTATTCAAGTCAGCAATGATACGACTAGGAAATATGATGGAACGGGATTAGGACTCACTATCATTAAGAAAATTATCAGTATCATGAATGGTGATATTCAGGTCAAAAGTAAGCTAAATGTGGGTACTAAATTTACAGTAAACTTACCCTTTGTTAAAGGAACTCCCAATGGAGTTAATGTAAAAGCAATTGAAAATAACTGTAAGTCAGTTCTCCCTACTGATACTGGCCAAAGAATAAAAGTTCTTTTAGCCGAAGATAATCGTATTAATCAAATTTTAGTAGAAAAAGTGCTTTCAAAATTTAATTTTGAATGTGTCACTGTAGGCAATGGGAGCTTAGCAGTTGAGGCAGTTATTAATGGAGATTTTGATGTTATTTTGATGGATATAATGATGCCGATAATGAATGGCTATGAGGCTACTTCCATCATTCGTAATTTGGAAGATCAGACTAAAAGAAACATCCCAATTATTGCATTAAGTGCAGTAGTGACTGGCTCAGTTGTAGAAGCTTGTTCTTCTACAGGATTAAATAAGTATCTATCCAAACCTTTCGAATCAGAAGAATTGTATAATGTCATAATTTAA